ACCGTGAAGTAACTGAAGACGGCCATCATATGCGATATTTGCTTCCGTGTCACGAGACAGTCGAGAAATTTCTTCATGGACTCAGATCTGCAAAGAAACGCGAAATCGAGTTATCAACTTTAAGGGTTTTGTCGCAGAAATACGAAAAATCCAGAACTCGAGTTCTAAACACACCCTTGAGGATTCAGACAGACTGACATGAGTAAACTGACATTAGCAGTGACCGAAGAAACCAACTGGTTCATCTGTTCTTCGTGGCAGACTTCGAAAAGCTTTTGAATCACAGAGCTACCCAACCGATGGACCATCAACTTACATATGCAATCTTTCACCTCGGAAAATATCATTTGAACGTCTTCCTGTCTCCTTTCTTGGAGTTTCTGATGCAAGAACTGGCAACTGTATTGATCCATTGCTTCCGAAAACACATTGCCCTTCAAATCTTCTAAAGAAGAAATGGGTGGCTGACGATCGGTTGGCCCATCTCCAGCGGAAACAGGCACTGTAGTGTGATTGACAGCCATCGGGAATCCATGAACACCGAGGTTGGACGGATCGCTTTCCGCCTGGACAGGAATGTTTTCAGCGGCGGGCGGTTCTTGCATCGGAAACGTGGGGGAATTCGCAATATTCTCCATCAACGTAATTTCAACTTGTTGGTTGTATCCTATTTGCGAGAGAAGATGAGGAATAAAAGGATTTTCAGAGATTTAATCGAGCTTGGGCAGACTTAGGGTTTCACGATTATTTGGAAAACGAAATTATCTTACCTAATAAATTCAAACTTGCATCATTCAGATTCAGTCGATAACATTATGAATATTATATGCACGGGCAAAGATGTACTTATAATCTCTTATATTTTATAAgttttgatgttttattttaaaaataaattgttaaaatgtttgtatgaattattttaattataaaaataaatttattttatatttatatttataaaaattgatgttctttagaaaaatatatttaaaattatttttagtatgtataaataaattattgatttaaaaATTGTAGTTaataatttattcaataaagctgaatttttttttattttttatatcttaataaaaaatagaacataaccttattttaaattctaTAAAAGGCAAAATGATAAAGTGTGGATTTAATTAGTGAGGATAAAGTGGACttttaatatgatatataagaatatttgaataattgaaatattaaaataagattttttttaaaaaagatgcGTTTTAGAGTTTATAAGCTGTTTGCAACTTTTTTTACCAAACAAATTACGAGAACTTATAAGCTCtaaaacaaattataaattGTTTTTTAGAGGATATAAGCTTAGTCAAACACTTTCTTAGTTAAATATGTGAGCGTTTGACCACTATTCAAAAGttcgattatatatataaacatctTTTCAGATGATCTTATGACAAATGTCTTATCAAATGTAATTTACCTGACTAAGTGATTTGCAATTTATTGAGTTACTCAaaatgtttataatttaaatattttaaaaaataaatatattttatatttatatttatacaaaTTGATGTTATTTGGAAAACATATTTAACATTATTTTTAATgtgtataaataaaatattgattaaaATTGTAGTTGataatttattcaataaatatgaacattttttattttttatatcctaataaaaaaatagaagataatcttattttaaattcaataaaattcaaattgaTAAAGTGTGGATTTAATTATTGAGGATAAAATGCAGTTTTAATAAGATATACAAGGATGTTAGGGtaattgaaatatttaaaaaaaagatggaatctatatttttttaaatatttataatttatcgaacaacttattttgaaaatttataagttgtttgtaattttttttaccaaataAATGACGAGAGCTTATAAGCAGCTCTGCCAAACATCCTCTTAGTTGAATATGTGAGCGTTTAACCACTATTTAAGAGTTCGATTATCTTTATCAACATCTTTTTAGACGATCTTGTGACACATGGCTTATCAAATGTGATTTACCTGACTAACGTGATTTTCAAGCTATTGAGTTAGTCTAAAAGTTTACCAATGatacacaaaaaaattaaagagaGACATACTTAACTTGTTCAGTAAAACcttttctttattttcaaaattaccCCACATATTTGACTatagtatatataattttgttttttgaatttgactcttttaaaaacataaaattaattgtattttatatattaaattattatagtAAAATATGCTtacttttttatatttcataattatagaaaaatttatttctaaataTCTGTTATATTTAATTctgtaaatattataattaaatcaaaacttactaaacaaaatatatataaatacataatattatatttgtgtCCAGTCTCTATGTCCAATACTTTCTCAATTGATGTGTTGCTTCTCTTCAATTGCATTATCGGTAAGAAGCActtcttttttatttattaatttttgacTCCATGCattttttaaagatttatttccTATTTGAGTGGTCATTTTCATCCCGATTCGTGGAAAATTTGTGGGATTGTATTTGGCTGATAATGCGGTGAAGTTTCGAATTCCATTTCCAATAAATATGAAATATAGATGTTTGCAATCTAACTCAGAGATCACGAGTTAAATTAACGTGTGTCTATATGATATTTAGTGTTAAATTTCATCACTCGATTCATTTCACTAAATATGGATATTTTACCCAACCTTTTCCTCCGAAAACTTGTCACCGAAGAGTTTTCTCACTGGTTTGGTTTGTGCATATGTGGTTCTGAATAACTTTTCAGGTGTTTTTAATTTAAAGTGTGCAAGGCTATAGATCATGAATTATCTGacctttttattttctttcttgGGTCTTTTATGGCTTGAAGGCTTTGGATGTGTTTTGGGGGATTTTGTGAAGAGGTTTCATAAAATTATTCTAAGTTGATGATGAACGTTGGTTTTATTTAGATTACAGAGATTTGTTAATAAGGATTTTAAATCAGTGCTTCATGCAAAATCCTTTAACCCTTatttttgtgtttatcaaaGGCAGTACAAAgtacttaaatttttttaagttaATGATTGCAAGGGATAACTTGAAGTCCACAACAATTTGGtattattataattaacaaGACTTTGGGTTTTATTCCTTTGGTAAATTTACATCTAATAAACAAAAATTATGTTGTTCTCATGGTTGTTGCTTCAAATGCTATTAACCTTTTGAAGAGACTTCATCTTCAAACTAATTGTATGCCCCTTCACTCTTTGTGGCATATTATATATTTCATGTATTGTTTCTACAATTCTCATGCATTGAATTCATAACTGCATGTAGTTTTTTTCATTCTTTCCTTGCGTGAATTGAAATAATTAGGTGTTGGGAGCAAGTGTGGACTATGGCTTGAGTGAAGCAGATTCTGAAGTTTCCATAATTGATAAAGAGAAGCAACAATTTAAAAGCTTAGTACTTGTTTCGGAGAATTTCACGGTGCAAGTTGTTTCTACCCGCATCAGATTTCTTTTTACTGCTTCAAACTTTTGCCATACAGGGttcatataatttattattgtggtgcaaatatatattttatgattttattaccTAAGCTAGCCTATTTCTTTAGCTATTTAGTTTATCATAGAAACAATTAAAGTTGTGTGTGTACAAactgaaattatgatattgtagTGGAATTGTTATAGCAAATAGTCGATGGATTAAAATCTAGAAGCGTGAGATTGGATGGAGTCATAGCATTAGGTCGCCATCTGGAAATGATATCATGAGAAATTATGTCCTCCAATTGATTCCAAATGATGTCAAGCATTTTCATGTCTTTATGTTTGGTAAATAATTAACTCATTTATCCATCATTGCCACACAATTCTTTTAAGCATAGTTCCTGTAGCTATACGTTAAGAGCTTCCGACATTACGCCCCTAAAACATCATGCAGGTTTTGAAAAGAGCATGTGGTTTATTTAGCATATTCACTTCAAAATTCGAGGTTCCATTCTTTATTTTTCATCACAtcgatataaaatttatttgataaatacaaAAGatcatattattaaattttgtatctttttttatttgtacaactccataacaaaatcaaatatttcaacaCTAAAAAGTTATTGCACGCGTGCAACACTTATATCACATTAGACCAGTGCAATGCGTGTGCCACAGCTGCTGGATCTTATTGTTTTTAACAAATATATCACTAAAGTGTAATTTCATCTGCATCCCCCTCCTTCCAACTCCACAACCATGTTAATCTTCCAATTCACTTCGACTACCTATCCATGTTGTCCAATCTCCATGTCTTCATCATTAATTTATGCATTCTCAATTGGACTGACCTCTCATCCAACGCTCTTCGTTGGGCTAACCCCTATGCCAGCGCCCTCAATATTTCCCTCTTACATTCCCAAAGGTTGCATCATTGTTGCTTTTTTGTGAATATCATTACTGCTTAATTGAGTATTTTTTAGGTGAGTATTGCTTTGATTTTCAAAGTGCTGCATAGTTGATTGCCTAAGTATTGGTGTGTCTCTCCTCTATTCGTTGTGTTCTATTTCTAGTACATGTTTTGTTCGTAAATCTTGGATATATGGTTAGTTTGTTGGTTTCTTAAGTTTATAAATCATTGTAGCATTTTGATTAGTTTGGTAGCCAGAGAAAATTGGTAAAACTAATTATCCCCCTTTTCTCCAGATCTCCCAcattattttctctcattgcAATTGGGGTTGTTGCCAGTTCTTCCGTGTGAGTATATCcaaacaaaattcaaaattttaaacctCCATAATCCAGTTTCCATGGACTGCAGACATATTCCCAAATTATCGACATGATTTTTCATGTTTAGATTATGCACACGTTTTTAAGAGATCAAATTAGATTATAAAAATGTGGTATTGGTTAACTTCCTCTTCACCGATCTCATAAGAAGTATGTGGTCAACTTATTTTTTATGCGTTATAGTTCATGATTGATCCTAATTTCATGCACAGTTCTGCTCGATGTGCTGTTATGCTCACAAAATGGAAATTATCCATTAGGGTAAACACATCCGCcaattgtttaataaaatttttctgGCAAAATTTCAGTCCCTGTCGTTAGATTGTTATCTAAATTTGAGGATATAACATGGAAGATAATTGTTTTAAAATCTAATTCGGTCAAAATGTGTTATTcataaattttgagttttcaaataTGTAGCTATGATATTAAGCGTGTAATTTCATCATCGAGTTATTACATTTGGTTATTTTACGTAGTTACTTCTTGCCATGAACTTATTTTTTCCACGgttttttcttttctatttttaaGTGATGATTGGGATTAATAGGCCTTATAGTGGTTCAGTTTTAGTTTGATTAGGTTCTTGAGCAGTTTGAATCATGGTTGTATAAGATAAATCATGTTCAAATGAACTAGTTGGGCATCTGAATGAAGTGGCATTTATAAATTGGTGAGATACTTAAATATATGTATGTGAAGAATATGACATTCATACCAAACATGCCATACTTTGACaacaattttttgaattttaatggAATTTGGTTTTGTACTCAAGGCTGATGAAAAAAGGTTAACGTTTGTGCttgatatattattttgatatCGTGCGGTCTTTTCACTAGcttagtaaaatatttttatatttatttggtATTTTGAACTTTGAGAAAAATTTGGTATAAAATTTTCTCATTTGGTACTTTATGTTTAAATGAATTGTTATTCATGCTACATATAGTTCAAAAAAAGTTGACCTCATACAGGTTTAGTGATCATCAAAGGAGTTAACTTGACATCTGACATGTATTAGGGGACATTGTTTATTGGATAGTTAGACGAATAGAAGCTAAAAGAGTATTTTCAAGGCTACAGGGAATTATTGCATACTGTGGCAATGAAAAACAATTTCTTTAGATTGCATCGTGACTTTGTTTTTGTAATGTTTTGGGATCCATACAATTTTGACAAGGTCTTTTAGAATAGTCAAGTTTCGATGGTCTGACATTATGATTAACATGTATATTATAACGTTTTCTATATTTTAATATACTGAATATATATGAATAATGATCTTCCACACTCAAATGTTGTTTACGAACTCAACTAAGTTTTGAATGAATCTTATTATGGGTGTGAGTGAATAATTTACGGAAATTTACGAATGAATCCATAAACTTATATGCAATATGTTATTCACATGCAACACATGTGCTCGATTGCATGTAACATATTATAATTGAGCATTTTTTCAATTCTGATTaggtttaattttaaaaaatgatttgtGGTAGTCACTTGGAGGGAGCTGGTAGTCTTGGAGGGGGCACGCAAGTGCCAATAAAGGACCTGCAGCAGGGAAAAGTATCGGTGTGATGGGACATTGAAAACTGTCCTATCTCGAAAAACTACAACAATTCGAGGAGGATTACATGTAACATCATCAAGGCATTGAGGGGTTGGGCTACTTGGGTGCGCAAATACCAAAACTTTAACTTTAGAAGTGCCAAACATGCTTAAATCCACTGGCGTGTCGGTAATCCACACCTCATCTGATACGTGTATGCTTTCTGAATCAAATTTGATTTATTAATGATTTGTTCCTCGTTTCTTTTATAATACAGGAAAAGATGCTTGCCGACAAGAAAATCATCTTCGATAAGATGTTTTGGGGATATAGGAATCCCCCTCCAGCTAGTTACTTGCTATATCTGGAGATATTGATTACATGTATGCGTCGAAAAGAGTGAAGAGCCTCAATTTCAAGATTATGTTAGCGGGTCAAAGATTTACCTATGAGACTTCTGATATAACGGATATTGTATGGGtttgggacaaattattgaTAATTTGTATACGTTATATCAGAAGTCTCGTAAGTAAATCTTTGACCCGCTAACATAATCTTGAAATTGTGGCTCTTCAGTCTTTTCGACGCATATATGTAATCAATATCTCCATATATTAGTAACTAGCTGGAGGGGGATTCCTATATCCCCAAAACATCATATCGGTGATGATTTTTTTTGTCAGCAACATCTTTTCCTGTATTAGAAAATAAATAAGGAACAATTCATCAATAGATCAAAATTGATTCATAAAGCATACACGTACCAGATGTGGTGTGGATTACCGACACGCCGGTGGATTTAAGCACATTTTGCACTTCTAAGGATAAAGTTTTGGTATTTCCGCACACATGTATTGAAATTTCGCACAAGTATCCCAACCCCCTTAATGCTTTGATGATTGTACACGTAATCCTCCTCGAATTACTGTAGTTTTTCGGGATAGGACAATTTTCAATGTCCCACCACACCGATACTTTTCCCTGTTTCAGCTCCTTTATTGGCGATTGCGTGTCGCCTCCAACCAGCTCCCTCCACATGACTACCgcaaatcattttttaaaattacaccTAATAAGAATTGAAAAAATGCTCAATTATAATATGTTACATGCAATCGAGCATGTGTTGCATGTGAATAACATATTACATATAAATTTATGGATTCATTCGTAAATTTCCGTAAATTATTCACCCGTACCAATAATGAGATTCATTCAGAACTTAGTTGAGTACGTAAATAGCATTTGAGTGTGAAAGATCATTATTCATATATATTCagtatattaaaaatatagaaAACTTTATAATATTAATGTTAATCTTAACGTCAGACCATCGATAACTTGAATATTCTAAAAAACATTGTCAAAAATATCTGGATcccaaaaaattacaaaaacaaaGTCACGATGCAATCTGAAGAAATTGtttttcattgtcataatatgcAATAATTCCTTGTAGCCTTGAAAATACTCTTTGAGCTTCTATTCATCCAACTATCCAATAAACAACGTCCCCTAATACATGTCAGATGCCAAGTTAACTTCTTCGATGATCACTAAACCTGTATGAGGTCAACTTTTTTTGAATTATATGAAGCATGATCAACAATTCATTTAAACGTAAAGTATCAAATGAGAAAATTTTATACCAAATTTTTCTCAAAGTTCAAAATACCAAATAAATAGAAGATACTTTGACTAAGCTAGTTAAAATACCGCGGGatatcaaaataatatatcaaGCACAAACAGTATCATTTTTCATCAATCTTGATCACTAAACCAAATTctatgaaaattcaaaaaattgttGTAGAAGTATGGCATGTTTGGTATGAATGACATATTCTTCACATACagatatttaaatatctcaccAATTCATAAATGACACTTCATTCAGATTCTCAACTAGTTCATTTGCACACAATTTATCTTATACAACCATAAAGCCTATTAATCCCAATCATCACTtaaaatagaaaagaaaaaatagtGGAAAAAATGAGTTCAGGGCAAGAagtaaatacataaaatatcCAAATGTAATAACTCAAATGATGAAATTACACGCTTAATATCATGGCTACACatttgaaaactcaaaatatttgaataacACATTTTGACCAAATTAGATTGTGAAACAATTATCTTCCATGTTATATCCTCAAATTTAGATAACAATCTAACAATAGGGACTAAATTTTTGCCAGAAAAATTTTATCAAACAGTTGACAGATGTGTTTACCCTAATGAATAATTTCCATTCTGTGAGCGTAACAGCACATCAAGCAAAACCATGATATTTATGAACGATAACGCATAAAAAATAACTTGACCACATACTTCTTATCAGATTGGTGAAGAGGAAGTTGACCAATACCACAGTTTTATAATCTACTTCGATCTCTGCAATACGTGTGCAGAATCTAAACTTGAAAAACCGCGTCAATAATTTGATAATATGTCTGCAGTCCATGGAAACTAGATTATGGaggtttaaaattttgaattttgtttgGATATTGTGGAGACCCGGACGTTAATCATGttattaatcatcattgggactaattaatcaattataataaacagggtctaaatttttttttttaaaataatgcggaacgtagtgacataaaaacatatatacatctcagtatataaaagtaccaattctgtaccacatacatttatttaattaaggtttaacagctaatatcaagtgtccaaccctatctctaatccaagtccggagccgccactctaatcacgatctctctctttatctccgtgaacctgtcccacctgttgtcatgtacacatacagacaagacaacagccggataattccggtgagaatataatcccagtataaatcaacgaaacatgcaatcatataaacaaatataaagcatgtaacaggtaacagcaatatgtatcaaaatctgaaacataactaatatcaactgtcgacaatactcgtagctacacaatttagactagactcaatcctagtctagggatcccggtttccagaagttggcattcctatatcgaccaacagtgaTAGAAAAGAAtcaagttctatccacgtcgataaggtatcgatcaccagaaatagaaaaaggtcttattctatccacaccgatatggtatcgatcaccagtaatagaaagaactctaattctatccacaccgatataatatcgatcatcagtaatagaagaagcttccaattctatccacaccgatacgacatcgatcaacagtaatagaagaaacccaaattctatccacatcgatagccaatcatccggtgatagactttggcactatcgccaatacactatcttgtgacatcgtgcaatgtgcccgtggcgatcccgccactatcaggcacttctgtcacaagattactcgtctaatacttgttatctattaatcaagaaaacaagtacatcaatcaaatcaatgcaaatatcaatgcaataaagtaaagtatgtgatttagggaaactcaagtctaaaccgacttaagtcgatctcccgataccacattaacttatacctttcgtttgtagtcatGGTCTGAAGCaatctcagttctgaactcaagactgtctttgtagatctgaaacgatatattgagaatcataatatcaatattcaattctcaattcaacactgaatctgattaatccggatttaattcaaataacagcataacggtacaatctcaatatccccgtcaataccatatcaacatacatcaattacaaatcataacccatatccgatacaatttgtaatccatccataatccaaatctgtccgatttcagatcaatataatcagaaaatcataacaattctataatcagtccgtttcttaatctgacttcgattctatgatgtctaacatgtcaagaacatcatatatgacgtgtattcaattccaacaacatcataatttcaaaacatgtcaaaacgtagtaaaacttacgtccagttgtagcctacgttgctAGAAACtcggtaccgaagtcggattcaaaatcagccggacggattttgcacaaaaggcgtaaggattttctataaCTTCACAGAGACTTTTCTCGACTCTTTTCTCGGAAATAATGAAGGATTTTCGTacgttttgtatatatatatatatatatatatatatatatatatatatatatatacattcacgCATGTAAAGCAAATGGCGAACTCTacgcgcaacacgtctcgcgcatatgcgcgacctaaatcggcgcatatgcgcgagaccttctggtcttcgcacatttcttctcggcagctcgcgcatatgcgcgacaccttccgcgcatatgtgcgagactctctggagttgtgatcgaaccttcacacagctcgcgcatatgcgcgccttcctgtcgcgcatatgcgcgagaccttctgtccaattcgcgcatgtgcgcgtctcatgtcgcgcatgtgcgccgatggtactgtcctcgcacatacatttcCACACGctacttcaaatcgtgtctcggttaattctttcataatcatatcaaattataaatcaataattacagattactaggattaaatttccgggcattacaGATATACTCACACGGAAGAACATGCAACAACCCCAATTGCAATGGGGGAGATACAGGATAAAAGGGGGAGATTTAATTTTACCAATTTTTCTCTGGCAACCAAACTAAAATCAAAATGCTGCAATGACTTATAAACTAACAAACTAACCATATATCCAAGATTCACGAACAAAACATGTACTAGAAATAGAACACAACGAACTAGAGGAGAGAAACGCAAATACTCAGGCAGATCACCTATGCAACACTTtgaaaatcaaatcaatactggcCTAAAAAATACTCAATCAAGCAGTAACGTAATACCTTAAGtcaaaaaattccaaaaatattGATATTCACAAGGAAGCAACAATGAGGCAACCTTTGGGAATGTAAGAGGGAAATATTGAGAGCGTTGGCGTAGGGGTTAGCCCAACGAAGAGCGTTGGATGAAAGGTCGGTCCAATGTAGAATGCATAAATTAAAGATGAAGGCATGTAGATTAGACAACATGAGTAGTTAGTTGAAGTGAATTGGTAGATTAACATTGTTGGTGAGTTGGAAGGAAGGGGATGCAGATGTAATTGTATGTTATTAATATATTTGTTCAAAACCATAAGGTCTAACAGCTGCGGCACACGCATTATCCGAGCATAATATCTTAagtcaaataataaaaaaattccaaaaatattGATATGAAGCAACAATGAGGCAATCTTTGGGAATGTAAGAGGGAAATAGTGAGGGCGCTGACGTAGGGGTTAGCCAAACGATGAGCGTTGGCTGAAAGGTCAGTCCAATGTAGAATGCATAAATTAATGATGAAGGCATGGTGATTAAACAACATGGGTAGTTAGTTGAAGTGAATTGGCGGATTAACATGGTTGGGGAGTTGGAAGGATGAGGATGCAGATGTAATTACACATTAGTAATATATTTGTTCAAAACCATAAGGTCTAGTACCTGCGGCACACACATTACACGAGTCTAGTGTAATATAAGTGTTGCACGTGTGCAAAAACTTCTTATTctagaaatatttgattttgttatggagttatacaattaaaaaaagatataaaatttaataatatgatCTTTTGCatttatcaaataaattttatctCGAGGCGATGAAAAATAAAGAATGAAACCTTGAATTTTGAAGTGAATATGCTAAATAAATCGCAGGCTCTTGTCAAAACTTGCATGATGTTTTGGGGGTGTAATATCGGAAGCTCTTAGTGTATCACTACAGGACCTAAGCTTAAAAGAATTGTGTGGGAATGATGGATAAAGGGGTAATTATTTACCAAACATGAAAATGCTTGACATCATTTTTTGTagcaaaataaataatatttcctTTAGCATACCTAAGACCTCACACAGTACCCAAAAACGAATTGATTGCAGCTACAAATATTAATTTCCGAATGAAAAACTTTTTTACACGACCATGACTTGTGGCAAACACCACCAATCCTATCCAACTTGGAATCAACTGGAGGACATAATTTCTCATATTCATTTCCAGATAGCGACCTTATGCTCGGACTCCATCCAATCTCATGCTTCTAGGTTTCAATCCATCAACTATTTGCTATAATAATTTGactaaaatatcataatttcagtTTGTACACACACGACTTTAATTGTTTCTAGGATAAACTAAATAACTAAAGAAGTAGGCTTAggtaataaaatcataaaaaatatacTTGCACcacaataataaattatatgaaCCTGTATGGCAAAACTTTGAAGCAGTAAAAAGGATCTTATGCGGGTATAAACAACTTGCGCCGTGAAATTCTCTGAAACAAGAACTAAGCTTTTAAATTGGTGCTTCTCTTTATCATTATGGAAACTTCAGAATCTGCGTCGCTCAAGCCATAGTCCACAATTGCTCCCAACACCTAATTATTTCTGATACAATTTTGTTCACATGATTGTGTTCGTTTGGCCATGAATACACGGCTGGTTTTGCGAGATGATCTAGAATTAAGCGTAACAATTCCTTCGAAGTGGGCCCATTTTCTTATCATATAAGTGAATCTTTATTGCTTCTCATCAAAATCATTATTTATCATCAACTTTAACTGTTTCATAAAAAATGGACAAGGGATAACTCCCACAGTGATCCAACAAATCAGTATGATTAGGTTGTCTCATTAAACCTAGTTCTTGGGACCTCCAGCCAGCATGTGTTGTCGGACACAAACATCAACTTTTAGTACATGAATTTTATCTTTAAAGGTTTATTTTGGGCTTGTCATGATATATGCTAAAGACAGTCTGTTTTAGCTATCTAAAGAAGTTTCGGTTTAAAtagtttcaaaaattatttatgaatGTGTAACATTATACCTTATATATTTCAGTTTGAAGAAATAATCCAGAACAA
This sequence is a window from Primulina tabacum isolate GXHZ01 chromosome 17, ASM2559414v2, whole genome shotgun sequence. Protein-coding genes within it:
- the LOC142531686 gene encoding putative pumilio homolog 8, chloroplastic isoform X1; the protein is MENIANSPTFPMQEPPAAENIPVQAESDPSNLGVHGFPMAVNHTTVPVSAGDGPTDRQPPISSLEDLKGNVFSEAMDQYSCQFLHQKLQERRQEDVQMIFSEVKDCICKLMVHRLGSSVIQKLFEVCHEEQMNQLVSSVTANVSLLMSVCLNPQGSESMKKFLDCLVTRKQISHMMAVFSYFTVPLVNNQFGSIVIGHCFRIFPAEETEPILKVIADGSSEIIVNESGSCLIQDLVSIGRLYTRERTANSCKNNVRCI
- the LOC142531686 gene encoding putative pumilio homolog 8, chloroplastic isoform X2, which encodes MENIANSPTFPMQEPPAAENIPVQAESDPSNLGVHGFPMAVNHTTVPVSAGDGPTDRQPPISSLEDLKGNVFSEAMDQYSCQFLHQKLQERRQEDVQMIFSEVKDCICKLMVHRLGSSVIQKLFEVCHEEQMNQLVSSVTANVSLLISESMKKFLDCLVTRKQISHMMAVFSYFTVPLVNNQFGSIVIGHCFRIFPAEETEPILKVIADGSSEIIVNESGSCLIQDLVSIGRLYTRERTANSCKNNVRCI